The Papaver somniferum cultivar HN1 chromosome 3, ASM357369v1, whole genome shotgun sequence genome includes a region encoding these proteins:
- the LOC113359415 gene encoding uncharacterized protein LOC113359415: MMMYGENMEEKRICEKILICLPENFEPIVAVLEETKDFSTLKSQELWASLKVYEQRLLRHYEKIIESAFKLKLNLDSKKPAMKKIEYKSESTSNFKGKGKWNKGGANSNKYTKSDSQQKDSRYKGDGEQSGRAEGKEEKQKMFCACQSAMETSKSKVWFVDSDCINHMSDEKILFLGMDISINSLVKMGDGNMVQANGRGTIRMKTINGAKYVRDLEYTVHFEDGYCTIYNKKDKDKRQVMESIKIEKNKSFPIVFEKEKNVAMRMETIDETWLWHKRLGHLNFNSLKVLSKNNMVQELPQHINHKDRVCEGCALGSNISNHSQKV; the protein is encoded by the exons ATGATGATGTATGGTGAGAATATGGAAGAAAAAAGAATTTGTGAAAAGATTTTGATATGCTTGCCAGAAAATTTTGAACCCATTGTGGCGGTTTTGGAAGAGACTAAAGATTTCTCTACATTAAAGTCACAAGAATTATGGGCTTCCTTGAAGGTGTATGAGCAAAGATTGTTAAGACACTACGAAAAGATAATTGAGAGTGCATTTAAATTAAAACTCAATTTGGACTCAAAAAAACCAGCAATGAAGAAGATTGAGTACAAGAGTGAATCAACATCAAATTTCAAGGGAAAGGGAAAATGGAATAAAGGAGGAGCTAACtccaataaatacacaaaaagtGATTCTCAACAA AAAGATAGTAGATACAAAGGAGATGGAGAACAATCCGGTAGAGcggaaggaaaagaagaaaaacaaaaaatgttTTGTGCTTGTCAAAGTGCAATGGAGACTTCCAAAAGTAAAGTGTGGTTTGTGGATAGTGATTGTATAAATCATATGTCCGATgagaaaatcttgtttcttggtaTGGATATTTCCATAAATTCTCTAGTGAAGATGGGGGATGGAAACATGGTTCAAGCTAACGGAAGAGGTACAATTCGCATGAAAACTATCAATGGAGCAAAATACGTTAGAGAT CTTGAGTATACGGTCCATTTTGAAGATGGATATTGCACCATTTATAACAAGAAAGACAAGGACAAGAGACAAGTAATGGAGAGTATCAAGATAGAGAAGAATAAAAGTTTTCCAATTGTGTTTGAAAAAGAGAAGAATGTTGCAATGAGGATGGAAACCATTGATGAAacatggttatggcataaaagaCTTGGGCATTTGAATTTCAATAGTCTCAAGGTGCTTTCCAAAAATAACATGGTGCAAGAACTTCCACAACATATCAACCACAAGGATAGAGTGTGTGAAGGTTGTGCACTTGGGAGCAACATTTCCAACCATTCCCAAAAGGTGTAG